From the genome of Populus trichocarpa isolate Nisqually-1 chromosome 15, P.trichocarpa_v4.1, whole genome shotgun sequence, one region includes:
- the LOC7453874 gene encoding uncharacterized protein LOC7453874 — MTCSREALARLFHNVSSSSFLLLLFLYFSSTLLLKLINFIGSYPIIQRNQNVYEFNFSDEEEEEENETYSYYAQSMEKDNLVADIIHGCEYESVIQVMPNNSTHTNHNHVEDFVSTPEAVLEEQDDSFASDEMLSVLASAGSESEHGDADMVEEEMQTSDADSVHDSVPNQQGPTAPITKDLHKSDFMDGDENSGEDCTNQEIENKKLKDTNLSVDEKFLIYAPNRLELGKLQVQEKDEEEIFGDSCTVGSTSKSSSEWRSLIKDSGTEDPFSSSSRRSCPRWESYTVFQKYDEEMMYLDRISAQKLHETESLKSIHVNPRSISDRIVHKFSTINKKPSDNCQNPYHELEGAYVAQICLTWEALNWNYKNFGLKRASQCDFDPGCPAHIAQKFQQFQVLLQRYVENEPYEQGRRPEVYARMRLLAPKLLLVPEYRDSEDDQKGDAKFGSRISSAAFLMIMEDGIRTFMDFLEDDKEKTCQILKAFFRRNRRGSVDPVLLQLMKKVNKKKKMKLKDLRRARTCIRKRKLTVEEEMEFLMGLIDLKLVSRVLRMADMSEEKLHWCEEKMSKVRVLDGKLQRDSSPLFFPAH, encoded by the exons ATGACATGTTCAAGAGAAGCTCTTGCTAGGTTGTTCCACAATGTCTCAAGCTCCTccttccttctccttctcttcctcTACTTCTCCTCCACTTTGCTCCTTAAGCTCATCAACTTCATTGGCAGCTATCCTATAATCCAAAG AAACCAAAAtgtatatgaatttaatttctctgatgaagaggaggaggaagaaaatGAAACGTATAGCTACTATGCTCAGTCTATGGAAAAAGATAACCTTGTGGCCGACATAATCCATGGCTGTGAATATGAATCAGTAATTCAGGTTATGCCTAACAACAGCACTCATACAAATCATAATCATGTTGAAGATTTCGTAAGCACACCGGAGGCCGTTCTTGAAGAGCAAGATGATAGTTTTGCTAGTGATGAAATGCTTTCTGTCCTTGCCTCAGCAGGTTCAGAATCAGAACATGGTGACGCAGATATGGTTGAAGAAGAGATGCAAACAAGTGATGCTGATTCGGTTCATGATTCTGTCCCAAATCAACAGGGCCCCACAGCTCCGATCACCAAAGACCTACACAAAAGTGATTTCATGGACGGTGACGAAAACAGTGGCG AAGACTGCACTaatcaagaaattgaaaataagaagCTGAAGGATACAAATTTATCTGTTGATGAAAAGTTCCTGATTTATGCGCCAAACCGATTGGAACTGGGGAAACTTCAAGTTCAAGAAAAGGATGAGGAAGAAATATTTGGTGACTCGTGCACAGTAGGCTCAACTTCTAAGAGCTCCTCTGAATGGAGGAGCTTAATCAAGGACTCAGGAACCGAAGATCCATTTTCTTCTTCGTCGCGAAGAAGTTGCCCCAGGTGGGAATCCTACACAGTGTTCCAAAAATATGATGAGGAGATGATGTACCTAGACAGAATTAGTGCTCAAAAGCTTCATGAAACAG AGTCTCTAAAGTCCATCCATGTGAATCCAAGATCAATTTCAGATAGGATTGTTCACAAGTTTTCTACCATAAACAAGAAGCCTTCCGACAACTGCCAGAACCCGTATCATGAATTGGAAGGTGCCTATGTAGCTCAAATTTGCTTAACATGGGAAGCACTTAATTGGAACTACAAGAACTTTGGACTAAAAAGAGCTTCGCAGTGCGACTTTGATCCTGGTTGTCCAGCACATATTGCACAAAAGTTTCAGCAATTCCAAGTCCTTTTGCAGAGATATGTCGAAAATGAGCCTTATGAGCAAGGCAGGAGACCTGAGGTTTATGCCAGAATGAGGCTTTTAGCACCAAAGTTACTCCTGGTGCCAGAATATCGAG attCTGAAGATGATCAGAAAGGTGATGCTAAATTTGGCTCAAGAATTTCGTCGGCTGCATTTCTAATGATAATGGAAGACGGAATCCGAACATTCATGGATTTTCTCGAGGATGATAAGGAGAAAACCTGCCAGATTCTGAAGGCATTCTTTAGGCGAAATCGAAGGGGTTCAGTAGATCCTGTTCTTCTCCAATTAATGAagaaagttaataaaaaa AAAAAGATGAAGCTTAAAGATCTTCGCCGAGCTCGCACTTgcataaggaaaagaaaattaacgGTGGAGGAAGAGATGGAGTTCTTGATGGGACTAATAGACTTAAAACTTGTCTCTAGAGTATTGAGAATGGCTGACATGAGTGAAGAAAAATTGCATTGGTGTGAAGAAAAAATGAGCAAAGTGAGAGTATTGGATGGGAAACTTCAAAGAGATTCCTCACCACTTTTTTTCCCCGCACATTGA
- the LOC7475634 gene encoding uncharacterized protein LOC7475634, whose product MNYYGYEQKSAMIGGCEERERMMVVVESVVCPKPRRLGLLNPPLNEQIRPLRLPVNHHAEMADSKAGAELLDIILTKGGYGGDKPGFQVASSPPFYCGSPPCRVSNPVIQDARFGNEKITPLSPAPPSPPPSSSSARKGGGCVRMKFGHTPAAVRIEGFDCLRRDGRNCSISAVA is encoded by the exons atgaattattatggATATGAGCAAAAGAGCGCCATGATAGGAGGTTGTGAGGAAAGGGAGaggatgatggtggtggtggagtcTGTGGTTTGTCCGAAGCCAAGGAGATTGGGACTTTTAAATCCTCCTCTTAATGAACAAATCAGACCTCTAAGATTGCCTGTCAA TCACCATGCGGAGATGGCAGATTCGAAAGCCGGGGCAGAGCTGCTAGACATAATTCTTACTAAG GGAGGTTATGGTGGGGACAAACCCGGTTTCCAGGTGGCATCATCACCACCATTTTACTGTGGATCACCACCATGTAGGGTATCAAATCCTGTAATCCAAGATGCTCGATTTGGTAATGAAAAAATAACCCCATTATCTCCTGCGCCACCATCCCCACCACCATCCTCATCATCTGCACGTAAAGGAGGAGGTTGTGTCCGAATGAAGTTTGGGCACACGCCAGCTGCAGTAAGGATTGAAGGGTTTGATTGTCTCCGCAGAGATGGGCGAAACTGTAGCATCTCCGCTGTGGCATGA